The genomic segment CCCGGCGCACTGCGCAACTTCCTCATCCTCGCCGACCAGCTCGGCCCGCACGCCGACCTGTCTATGGGTGTCGCACCCGCCAGCGCCAATCCGAACGGACCCGCTGTCGTGGTCAACGCCAACGGGCTGGTCACCGCAGTGAGCTGGAACGCCCAGCCGTCCGGCCTGGTGCCGCTGGGGGCATGGCACTGGACACGACACATGCTCACCGACGCGCCAGCCTTCGCGACCCGATCGACCAGCATCGCCGACTACATCACCTGGAGCATCCCGCGCGGTGCGCTCGTCGCACCGATCGGATTCCCCGCCGGACACAACATCAACACCCCGGCAGACCTCGACCACGCCCGGCAGCAGATCCGGGCGTGGACCACTCTTGAAGAACGGAGCATCACCGCGTGAGCGTCGCCATCGTGACCGGCTCGGCCGGACTCATCGGCTCGGAGACCGCCCGGCACTTCGCCACCCTCGGCCTGGACATCGTGGGCATCGACAACGACATGCGCCAGTACTTCTTCGGCAAGGACGGCACCACCCTCCCCAACGCCATCAAGCTGATCAACGAACTCGGAGACCGGTACACCCACCTGGAGCACGACATCCGCGACCGCGACACGCTGGCGAAGGTGTTCGCCCGCTACGGCAAGTACGTCGCCGTCGTGGTGCACGCGGCCGGGCAGCCAAGCCATGACTGGGCAGTACGCGAGCCGCTGACCGACTTCGACGTCAACGCCGTCGGCACCCTCAACATGCTCGAACACACCCGCAACCACTGCCCCGACGCGGCGTTCATCTTCACCTCCACCAACAAGGTCTACGGCGACCGCCCCAACCAGCTCCCCCTCACCGAGCTGGACACCCGGTGGGAGATCGAACCTGGCCACGAATACGCCGACGGGATCACCGAGGCGATGCCCATCGACTCATGCCTGCACTCGATCTTCGGCGTCGGCAAGGTCGCAGCAGACATCGCCGTACAGGAATACGGCCGCTACTTCGGCCTCAACACCGCCACGTTCCGGTGCGGCACCCTGACCGGCCCCGCACACGCAGCAGCCGAGCTACACGGCTTCCTGGCCTACCTCATGCGCTGCGCCATGGAACAACGCACCTACCGGATCTTCGGATACAAAGGCAAACAGGTCCGCGATGCGATCCACTCCCACGACCTCGTAGCCGCGTTCGAGGCGTTCCTCCGCGCCCCACGCCAAGGCGAGATCTACAACATGGGCGGCAGCAGGCACTCACACATCAGCCTGATGGAGGCAACCACCCTCGCCGAAAAGATCACCGGACAGCAGATGATCACCGAGTATCACGAGGGCAACCGCATCGGTGACCACATCTGGTGGGTCGGCAGCACGGCGAGGTTCGCCAACCACTACCCGACTTGGCAGTACACCTACGACATACCGGCAATCCTGACCGGAATGTACGAGGTCAACCAGGGGACGTGGGTCAACCGGCGCTGACCAACTCCCGGTACTGCGGGGAGTCCAGAAAACGCGGGACGATCTGGCCATAGGCCCGCCCGAACTCCAGGGCGCGCACGTCAGCGCCGTCGATGAACCGCATCGCGGCCCCCTCCCCGCACACCACATCCCCATCCGTGGCGTCGGTCGGCGCGTAGAAGATCGAGAACTCGCCGACCGCGCCAGGGAACTTCGCCGACGGAGCGACGCCCTGCCAGAACAGCCGCAGTTCCTCGACCTTCAGGCCGGTCTCCTCCAGCAACTCCCGGTGAGCGGCAGCCAACGCGTCCTCACCCGGATCAACGTTGCCACCGGGCAGACACCAACGGTGCGGGTCCACGCGGGTGTTGCCGTCACGAAGCTGCAACAACAACCGACCTCCCCGATCGACCAAGATCACACCCGCGATTCGCGCATCCACTCGCACAGCCACGCAGCGCAGCCTAGCCCCGGACGCAACAACCCCGACCACAAGCCGCCATCAGGCCGGACATCCAAGGCAGCCAACATCCGGCCACACCGAGCGGGTCAACGCCAGCACGTCCTTCGCCAACCGCCTCATCCCCGAGCAGGCCACCTCGTGGTCAACGCCGACGACGGCGCGATGGAGGTTGTTACCGGCGATCTGACACGGGCGTCACGGCCGATGCCCTTCGCAGTTGGGCGTGTCCGAGCCCCACTCTTACCGGCTGCCGGCCGTTGTGTCGGAACCGCAGCAGATCCGCCGTGTCGATGGTGGTCTCGCCCAGGTCCAGAGTCCGCCGGCTGGTCACCCAGTCCACCAGCCCTTGCCGGTCGCGGACCTCGCCCGTGAAGTGCACCAGCGTGGCGTACCAGATGTCCCTGTGATAGCTGTCCTCGAACCAGCCGTCTGGCCCCAACTGCTCGCCGAGCCGATCAGCGAACTCGTCAGCAGCACCGTCAAGGGGAAACGCGCACACCATCACCCCCGACGGCGTCAGCGTCAGCCCGCTCAACCTGAACCGCACCGGCCGGCACGCCGCCGCCGCCCGGCCCATCGCGGCCACGCAGCGACCTGCCAGCGCGTCACCGACAGGAACATGGCGACGATGAACCTGAATGGCGCGGACCGTGAAATGCACCGCCTCCGGAGCGCCGGTCGGCCAATGCCACGGGCCGGCCACTGCCATCACCTCGGCGGTCACCGCAGCCAGCCTCCGCACACTGCCAGCGTCGGGAACAAACACCACCGACATCCCCCACCGGCCACCCTCAACCGGCGCCGTGTCCCGATAGTGCGCACCAGTCAGGACCGCGTCACGACCCCGCACGAACAACCGGTCAAACGCCGCCCGGTAGGCGACATCCACCGCCCGCCTGTCCGAACCCCATGATCGCCTCGCCCTCGTCACCCGGCGCAGCCTACGCCCGCGCCGACCCCTCACCCCAGACGAACTGCCGTCACAGCGGCCGTCTCGCCGACGGCGAGATAGCAAGACGCGACGGTCTATCTGTCCATCGACCTCCATTGATGCCAACCGCTATATGCACCAGCCGAGTGCCGGCCCTTTTTGTCTTTTAGGCCGCTTTTGCAGATCGGCCGTTCGGTCGATTCGGTGAACAGCGGACCCCTGGAAAGCGCTTTCTGATCAGTATTAGAAGGGAGTACTTCGTCTCGGGAGTGGTTGCCACGCTCAGCCGGCGGTGAAACTCGACGTACGGGTGCCATCGGGGAGGTGATGGGCGTGGCGAGACTATACGCGGTCGGGCCGGACGAGAGCCCGTTCAATCCACCACCGCGTCGGCCCGACGATGTGCGGTTGCATGGGCTGGGGCGGCGGCACTGGGCGTTGCTGTCCCTACTGGCCGAGCATGGAGTGCTGCATACCGGGCAGGTCGCGACGTTGATGTTCGGCAGTCGCCCGGCCGCCGCCCGCCACCTCGGCGCGTTGGTCAGGGCGGGTGTGGTGTGCAGGTTCGTGTACGACGACGACCCGACGCACCTGGCGCACTACGAGCTGAGCGCGGCCGGCGTGGAGGTCCTGACGCAGCGGCTGCAGCAGGCGGGTCGGGCGGTGCCGGTGGCGCTGGGCCGCCCGGGTGCGGACCTGTTCACGGTTAACGCGTTCTTCGTCGGCCTCGTCGCCGAAGCGCGTCAGCGGGGCCGGGGTGAGGTGTTGCGGTGGCGGCGGGCGTTGGAAGCCGCCCTGTGGCTACGGGAACACGGCGTGCCCGACGTGGCCCCGAGCGCGTACGGGGTGTGGATCGAGGACGGGCTCTCCGTGCGGTTCGTCCTGCACGTCGACCACGACCACGGTCCCCGCCTGTCCGAGGCCATAGTGCCGCCGGCGGCCGAGGCCCTGCACGGCTACCGACACGCCCCACGCGGGGTGCCGCTGACAGCGGTGCTGGTGCTGTGTCCCACCGCCGGTCGGGCGGCCGAGCTGCACCGGGACCTGGCCGCCGCGCCGGTGCCCGTCACCGT from the Solwaraspora sp. WMMD1047 genome contains:
- a CDS encoding replication-relaxation family protein, whose translation is MARLYAVGPDESPFNPPPRRPDDVRLHGLGRRHWALLSLLAEHGVLHTGQVATLMFGSRPAAARHLGALVRAGVVCRFVYDDDPTHLAHYELSAAGVEVLTQRLQQAGRAVPVALGRPGADLFTVNAFFVGLVAEARQRGRGEVLRWRRALEAALWLREHGVPDVAPSAYGVWIEDGLSVRFVLHVDHDHGPRLSEAIVPPAAEALHGYRHAPRGVPLTAVLVLCPTAGRAAELHRDLAAAPVPVTVASTTFDRFSEASSAAEAIWTVTGNDTPLRLAEVGR
- a CDS encoding NAD-dependent epimerase/dehydratase family protein, which codes for MSVAIVTGSAGLIGSETARHFATLGLDIVGIDNDMRQYFFGKDGTTLPNAIKLINELGDRYTHLEHDIRDRDTLAKVFARYGKYVAVVVHAAGQPSHDWAVREPLTDFDVNAVGTLNMLEHTRNHCPDAAFIFTSTNKVYGDRPNQLPLTELDTRWEIEPGHEYADGITEAMPIDSCLHSIFGVGKVAADIAVQEYGRYFGLNTATFRCGTLTGPAHAAAELHGFLAYLMRCAMEQRTYRIFGYKGKQVRDAIHSHDLVAAFEAFLRAPRQGEIYNMGGSRHSHISLMEATTLAEKITGQQMITEYHEGNRIGDHIWWVGSTARFANHYPTWQYTYDIPAILTGMYEVNQGTWVNRR
- a CDS encoding NUDIX domain-containing protein → MDARIAGVILVDRGGRLLLQLRDGNTRVDPHRWCLPGGNVDPGEDALAAAHRELLEETGLKVEELRLFWQGVAPSAKFPGAVGEFSIFYAPTDATDGDVVCGEGAAMRFIDGADVRALEFGRAYGQIVPRFLDSPQYRELVSAG